DNA sequence from the Salvia splendens isolate huo1 unplaced genomic scaffold, SspV2 ctg413, whole genome shotgun sequence genome:
ACACAAGCTCGGTGACAAGACGGGTCCATTCAACAGTGTGTTGTCGAGGAAAAGTAATGGGGAGGAAATGTCCAACAGAGAAAGAGACAAGGGTTGTGAAGCTGTTTCCGACCTTGAAATCACTTCTACTAGTGGATATGAAGATGATAACATGGTAATGGGAAGTTCTTTAGCTCAGAGTCCGGACGTTGAAGACGCTCAAGGGGATCTACAAAGTGGGTTACCTTTTGACAGTAGTGGAGGTTTTGCTAGTGATATGTCGCCTCGTCGTTTATCAAGTGAGATAGTGTTTTCCTCTAGTTCTAGTAGGAGAAGGAGAAGTGGCCTGAAGAGTCGGAGATTTGATAGTCAATCCATAAAGCCCCAGACTTCTCTCCAGAGTTGTCTTATGGCCCAGTTGTACGAAGAATGCGATGAAAGTGAAGAATATGTGCGCAATTCATTGGTCAAACCACGTTTGAGGCCATTTCTTGTCACTGATGGAAGTAGGATAATCAGCACAGCACCGTGTGAATCCCTCACTGTACCAATTGGAACATCAGGAGGGGAACGGTGGGTAAGGAAGGATGGGTACTCACAAGTAAATTCGACTGTATGTGGCATTCCCGCACTGCCTAATATCGAACCTGCAGAGTTTGGGAAGAGAGCTAAAACTAGAGAGAAACAGAAGCATGGGTTTGAAGGAATTCAGTCTAGCAAAGCTTCCCATGGTGATTACTACTCCAATGCACAATGTGGTTTATCTCAGTTTCTGTTAGTGATAGAGAATAGGAATGTGGTTTATCTTTTAGGAGAGAATAGATTCAAACTTGCTTTATTTAACATGGTTAAGATTTAGTTATCCTTATTGCCAATGCTAATTCACCAATGGATTTCTCACTTTGTCAAATTGTTTTGTTATTGCATACTGCTTGTGGAATTTATAATAATAGAGCATTTCTATGTGCGCTGCTTTGAAGGATCAAAGCCAGGTCAGAACATTTTGTTTCATCACTATGGTGATGAGAACTGCTGCATTCTCCATTATGTAGGAACTATTAAAGTAACTTCTGTCATGGTGGAACACAatcttgttttcttttagtttatGAATTTGCAGAATCGACCTCAATAGGGACCCTGTTCTAATTGTGACATTTTTTTACCAGAAGTATTTATTAAATaacccaccattcatgttgctATTTTTATGTTTGTAAATGTTATTCCTAACATCCTTTCCTTTATCAGGAACATCCAACAGGTCTCTTCTTTTCTACTTCGGGCTAACGTTGGGTGTAGTATCTTCTTTCATGGCAAACAAACAAGAAGTCGAACAGATGAAAAGCTTGTTGAAGCAGAATGAGAATCTGGTCCAAGATCTACAGGAGGAACTTGAGATGAAAGATTCCTTAACTGTAAAGGAGCTTGCTACAGATAATTACGAATCAAATGATGTACATAATGATTCTTGCACCGATGATACTGTGCTTCCTTCATCTCTCAAAGAGAAATTTGATGAAGAATCTTTCCATGAGAAGCCCGAGGAGCAATCATTATATGCAATCGAAGCAGAGCTTGAAGTGGAGCTGCAGAGATTGGAATCAAGCATGAACTCATCCAGTTTGGAAGGGAAACTTTGCAATCTATCAGGGGTAAGCGCGTACATTTGTTCTTGCTGATTGCTGTCTTTGATTGAAATATGTCAAATAATATTGGTTCTTGCATCTTTGAATTTTAGTTCTTGTGTAATATTTGTTGGATGCAGTCGATTGCTAACACGAGGTTTAAGCGTATTATTTCTTCAGAGTGGTTTTTGACAGTTGTGTAATGGGGCTTAATGTATTGCACTTTGCAGTTTGATCCAGACTTTGTATCAGATTTTCACGAGGGAAAGTTAAGGTCTCGCTCGTTTGCTGCCGAGTttcatggtaagagtgatgaAAGCCGAAGCTCCACCCCACGCTCTTGCCCCTATCCAGTGTCCCCTAGAGAGCTGAGTTTGCGTCTGCATCAAGTCATCCAATCAAGACTAGAAGAACGGATAAAGGAGCTTGAGACGGCGCTTCAGAACAGTCAGCAAAAGTCGAAGTACATGGGATCCAAGCATGTCCATCCCTGGAGGGAGCTATCAGGCTCCGGAACACGAAACTCTTCTACACGCGACAGCCCAATTGCTAGAAACGGACACGAGTCCAAGGATGAACCAGTCGTCATCAGTCTATCAGGGGAAGCACTGGCTGCCTACAACGAGGCCTATGACGTGTTCACAAAGGTCTCTGAATCAGATGAAGAAGATTTCCAAGCTGGGTTCGAGAATGGATATCATGCCGAGTATGATTTGAATGAGGTTCAGGAAACAGTGTTTGATCAGCGAACGGAGGAAGATCTTTATTCACCGCAGAACAATGCCTTGGGCTGCAGAAGGGACGAAGGCGAAGATTGTGCCGAGGACGACGAGATAGAGAGACTGCTGATAAAGCAAATCGTAGAGAAAGCCAGACAAGGCTCACCTGCAGTTTTGAAAGCTCAAAGAGAATTTTTGTTGTTGAATATTGACAATGAACATTAACTTAGAAGATAAATAGAGAGGCTAATTTGCATAAAGATTAATTGCTGAGTTTTCAAAGTTGTTTTTTAGCTTGATTTTCTAACAAAACAtcaattgaattttaaaaatgatcatttgaagaaaaaataaataaaatccatttgtattttaattgcttcctaaattaaaattttaaatgcaTCACTGGATCCGATTGCTTCGAAAAACATTGCAACTGTATAATGTGTGTTATTGTAGATTattaggagtactatttttttattaatgttctttttatcttacttttttcaagtaatgataattttttttgttaaattgcaattttattagCTTTCtaattctaaaattaaattacaaaataaaattggtgaagtaagtTTAGCTTTAATGAGGCTCGTTAACATTACTCGTAATAGTGTTTATTTTGATTCGAACATAACAAACAATCTTTACAATATTATTAATGTGataatagtatttattttacttCGAATATAAACATATCTAGTCAGTATAATCAAATCTTAATTGACTTTAGTAATtcaattaaaagaaattgcacTTAAACAGCTGATTATATCTTTTGATGAAACACAATAAAACTCAAAATAAAGAGTGACGAATAGCTGTTAAAAGCAAAATATTTGGATGAATAATGTCACTATTTCAAACACCAAATAAAGACCCAAAAGCTTAACATTAAAAAACCTAATAAACTAAACGTGACCTgacaaaaatatcaaatataaCATGAAAAGTTCTAGGAATTCTAGAAGAGaacaaaataagataatttcatatatcaGTGAATAAAATCTCTTGCAGCTTCCATTCTTGCTCGAACCAATTAGAGGGGACCGCTATATCAACCCCGTTTATCAGCAAAATTTCCCGGGGCGTCATAGTCTCTGTAGCTTCCCTCACCGCCACCTCCTAATCCACTATCCGCTGCGCCTGAGGCATAGCTACCAGAATCGCCACCGTATCCCTGAGCATCATCACTGGTTTGGCTCTCTCCAGCTGCAGGATAGCCACCACCCCCAtagccgccaccaccgccgccataaCCACCTCCATTGTATCCGCCACCACCAtaaccaccacctcctccattGTAGCCGCCACCACCataaccaccaccacctccattGTAGCTGCCACCACCaaaaccaccaccacctccaaaGCCTCCACCACCGAAGCCTCCACGTGGCCTATCATTTGCATAGTTGACCTTCACTTGACGACCATGGAGTTCCTTGAGGTAATCGAGAAGAAATTATGAAAGATGTCAATGTAAGAAGTCAGATTGGGAAATTACAAGAACCTAACTGTTAGAGAACATAGCATTGTTAACAAACCTGCTGATCCAGAGCCTGAATGGCAGCTGAGGCCTCCTCAGCAGTAGTATATGTAACAAACCCAAATCCTCTAGATCTCTGCGTTTCACGATCAAGAATCACCCGTGCTGCATAAAGACACAATTATCTTCAATCATTTCACCAATACAGAATGATGAACATGTCAactaaaatacataatttacgTCTCCTTGTCAAATATAATTCAATAAGCACTGCCTGAAGTTGTTTTTACAGAAGAAAAACAATTAAGAATGCTGATTTCAAGAGTCATGCTATGAGCTTACCTCGAACATATAATTTCTTTGAGCATGCAAGCAAAATACATCAAATGTATAATAAAGATGCAATTACAATTGCAAGAACATATACTAATCAAGAAAGTTCCATCGAGGCAGAATTGCAGTGTGCAGAATTCACAGGTTTAAAAATTGTACTATTATTCATTAACTCTATCACAAGACTTGGACAACTTGATGTGAGTTCAACTATCGCAATGTCAACCAAGTGATAGTGTATATGCAATCATATCCAATTATCTTACCTTCCACAACTTGTCCATACTTGTCGAAAGCCTCTCTAAGACTGTTATCATCCGTCTGGTAAGAAAGTCCTGCGACATGAATCAAAGGGAAGTCATATGAAATTCCTCAGAGCAGTGAACAAGCCATGTACTGCTAGAGACAAAAGGCAGCATACCTCCTACAAAAACCTTTGAACTTGACATGCATCTTATTGCTTGAAAAATTGAGGGGTTGGAGACTGATGTTTCCCGACTTACTCGGCTTCCCACAGTCCTCCCCAAAAGACTCGCAGCTTTTCTAAACAAAGCCATCGCCACAACCTGAAAAGATTGACAAAGATTATCAGGTAAAGCAGAAACATTCCATTGATATATGTCAAACTCTAGATCCAACTCCTCTCATATCATATGCAAAAATAAACTGAAAATCGAGAAACAATACAATACTCATACCAGAAAATCGAGCAGAGAGGCCGAATTCAAGCATTTCGTTAGCTCAAAACAGTGAgcactttttaaaaattgaatggAAATGCACAGCAACATATAGCCGAGAAAAACACAAGCAAAATCATAcacaaattgaaatataaacatGTTTTCATTCTTATTTATTCAGCTCACCTCCAAAACAGAAAAAATTACAGCTAATGCCAAAGCCACCGATATTAAACCAATCGGAAATCAATCCGACACCAAAACACCAAAGTAATAACAAAACGAAACACGGATATTAAACGAAAAACAATCCACTATACAAACAACAGATGAATCGGACTCATGCTGCGAATGAGGGAAAAGGTATGCtggccaaaaaaggaaataaaaaacgAAAATGATACCTGCAGTCCTTGGAtcgttgagagagagagatgttaaACCCTAGACTGAGAAAGGGGAAGGGTTTAGGAGTGAGGATGGAAATGGGAGGATGTATATATGCAAAGCGGATGGACAGCTGCCAGCCGTTGGATGGAAAGATCATGATAATTTTGCTCTACCcatttttttggtatttttttatacaaattttaaaaaatgtgaataaatAGATGAAAATATCAGTGAAATATGAATTTCGTTTTCATATTACTATTTTTATTGTGAATAGTGCTTAGTAAGTGTAATGCTTTATACATCTAAAATGAAAAAGTAAATCACTTCTATTAAAGTAGTAAGTGGGTTTTATTGGTCTGTCCCAAGCGGAATAGGCCCACTTGATATGATGTTGGGCCTAGTTCGAGCCGATGTCTGAGGTGGActagattgatttttttttaactatttctatacaattttatagaagtgaaaaaaaaaattgtttcaaTAGATTTTAAGTCTTacttagagcatcagcagtggcgcggaatttccaaaaacacctcctaccacgtcatacggacttcccactgcactgcctcgtcataaggacttcccaccgCACTGCctcgtcataaggacttcccactgcacagtggcggacatccccaaggacttcccactacaaataatgcaataaacgggaattccgcgcggacgtctgtgagagtcaacgcaatggcggacgtccacacGCCCGTCGCGGCTGAATTCCGCGCAACaccgcggaactgcggtgtcctctGTGGAATTCCGTAttcgtgcataccatgcacagtggcggacgtccgccgcggaattccggcacgccggtcagAATTccccgggacgggcgccattgctgatgctcttaacAAGTGCAAATGATCAAACCTCGACTTGAACAGAAATTTATTTTCTTGAAGACAATAGGTTTAACTAGAGCCAGTGATGAATTGTCCGTGGGTTGATATTCTTGTTTTTAATGGTCTTGGGTTGTTCCTAAGTTTATAAAAAGGCCTAACGAGAGCTCGTAGGTATCAATAAGTCAGCTCAGACGTACTTCATTCCTCCGGTGGGCTAGGCTTGGGGCAAGCTAGGCTAAGTTGGTTAGaacatttctattttaattgtgAACGCATCAAAATGGTAAAGTGAAACTTTATATCATAGACAAATAAAgtgtactccttccgtcccacataatttgactcagttttccattttggacCGTCCCACTtaatttgacccatttcacttttaccatttttggtagtggaccccacattccactaatcattcatactcacatttaattataaaactaatatataaaagtggaactcacattccactaactttttcaactcacttttcattatatttattaaaatccgtgtccggtcaaagtgtcccaaattatatggaacggagggagtaattactATATTCAAGGTAGTCTCATGTGTAAGCGCTGCGCTATCCATTGAGGGAGAGGTGGCAGGAGAGAAGCAGGTGTGGTAAAGACAACGTCGATGGAGGCGGGAAGATAGGAGACGAAAGTGTGTGCAACGTGCATTTGTATTATATCTAATCCAttctcataaaaaaaaatttgaacacACAAATATAATCCCGTTTGATTAATAATTTTACTTTTAAAGACTATATTAATCCTAAAATAAATGATATGTATTCGGTATTGGGATGTTTCAAGCTAATcatcacattttcttttttataaaatgacttTTTagtctctcatattttatttgatatagtacttattttattgtgttttaCTTTATTAGCTTTTcaattactaatatataaaatgacttttatcatattttattaattcttcaaaataaaaataaaaataaaaatgcatataTCTTTATAAGTGGGCAGGCCCATATTAAGCACCATTTTACATGACTAAACCCTAATTTATACTTCTTCGTGTGCAAACCGAATTTCTGCAGAGATCTTCAGCTGTAAATCATGGTAGATGCCTTCTCTATTGCCTCGCTATATCGAGTTTTCTACAATGGCGTTTGTTTTGTTTGGTACTATGGAATTATTTGTTTCATCGTCTATCATTTTAGCAATTTTCCGGAATTTCACCATCGCTGGAATTTTTTGTTAATAGTACTTTGTTGGATTATCGGAATTAGGATATGAACAGAAAAATCAGTTTTGTATGTCAGCTACGCCGAATTTGGTGCCTCCAATTTATGTCGATTTTATATTGTGATGGAAAATTTGTTTAATATGTTCATTTTCGGTAGTTTTTGAAAGATATACTTGTTGAGCTGGAAATTTTGTTACATTTGCTCTGTGAATAATTATTTTCATAGTTTAGTTGGATTAGTGTTTGTTTTTGGTGCAAATGTGCATAGGCTTTTACATAGCTACCAGTGCaaatttatattgattttgtAAGGGGTTTTTGTCCCTTGTGCTGATTTGCTTGGGATGTCATGAATTTTGGAACATTGAATTTTATTATGAACATGTTCTTGACTGAAATTAGGCATTCAATGCATAAGCTAATTTGGTGTTATTTTGCACAAGGGCTTAATGGCAA
Encoded proteins:
- the LOC121790102 gene encoding uncharacterized protein LOC121790102, giving the protein MSNRERDKGCEAVSDLEITSTSGYEDDNMVMGSSLAQSPDVEDAQGDLQSGLPFDSSGGFASDMSPRRLSSEIVFSSSSSRRRRSGLKSRRFDSQSIKPQTSLQSCLMAQLYEECDESEEYVRNSLVKPRLRPFLVTDGSRIISTAPCESLTVPIGTSGGERWVRKDGYSQVNSTVCGIPALPNIEPAEFGKRAKTREKQKHGFEGIQSSKASHGTSNRSLLFYFGLTLGVVSSFMANKQEVEQMKSLLKQNENLVQDLQEELEMKDSLTVKELATDNYESNDVHNDSCTDDTVLPSSLKEKFDEESFHEKPEEQSLYAIEAELEVELQRLESSMNSSSLEGKLCNLSGFDPDFVSDFHEGKLRSRSFAAEFHGKSDESRSSTPRSCPYPVSPRELSLRLHQVIQSRLEERIKELETALQNSQQKSKYMGSKHVHPWRELSGSGTRNSSTRDSPIARNGHESKDEPVVISLSGEALAAYNEAYDVFTKVSESDEEDFQAGFENGYHAEYDLNEVQETVFDQRTEEDLYSPQNNALGCRRDEGEDCAEDDEIERLLIKQIVEKARQGSPAVLKAQREFLLLNIDNEH
- the LOC121790105 gene encoding glycine-rich RNA-binding protein 1-like is translated as MALFRKAASLLGRTVGSRVSRETSVSNPSIFQAIRCMSSSKVFVGGLSYQTDDNSLREAFDKYGQVVEARVILDRETQRSRGFGFVTYTTAEEASAAIQALDQQELHGRQVKVNYANDRPRGGFGGGGFGGGGGFGGGSYNGGGGGYGGGGYNGGGGGYGGGGYNGGGYGGGGGGYGGGGYPAAGESQTSDDAQGYGGDSGSYASGAADSGLGGGGEGSYRDYDAPGNFADKRG